A single window of Salminus brasiliensis chromosome 18, fSalBra1.hap2, whole genome shotgun sequence DNA harbors:
- the crkl gene encoding crk-like protein: MSSARFDSSDRNSWYFGSLSRQEAQSRLQGQRHGIFLVRDSSTCPGDYVLSVSENSKVSHYIINSLPSKRFKIGDQEFEHLPALLEFYKIHYLDTTTLIEPAPRYPNTALTSGPIQTIGGPGDENLEYVRTLYDFTGSDAEDLPFKKGEILIILDKPEEQWWSAKSKEGRVGMIPVPYVEKLVRPSPHPGQPGHGSRNSNSYGIPEPAHAYAQPQTPSPLPPGTPGAVINPLPSMQNGPVMARAIQKRVPCAYDKTALALEVGDIVKVTRMNISGQWEGEVNGRRGLFPFTHVKILDSQNPDESE, encoded by the exons ATGTCGTCGGCGCGGTTCGATTCCTCGGACCGAAACAGCTGGTATTTCGGGTCGCTTTCGAGGCAGGAGGCGCAGAGTAGGTTACAGGGACAGAGACATGGCATATTTTTGGTTCGCGATTCGTCCACCTGTCCTGGAGACTACGTGCTGTCGGTGTCTGAAAACTCCAAAGTCTCGCACTATATCATCAACTCTTTGCCAAGCAAGAGGTTCAAGATAGGCGACCAGGAGTTTGAACATCTGCCCGCGCTTTTGGAGTTCTACAAGATTCATTACCTGGACACGACTACCTTGATAGAGCCTGCACCTAG GTACCCCAACACAGCTCTAACCAGTGGTCCTATTCAGACAATTGGTGGACCTGGTGATGAGAATTTGGAGTATGTGCGGACTCTTTATGACTTCACTGGCAGCGATGCAGAGGACCTCCCTTTCAAGAAGGGGGAGATCCTGATTATCTTGGACAAGCCTGAGGAGCAGTGGTGGAGCGCCAAGAGCAAGGAGGGGCGTGTTGGTATGATCCCTGTACCCTATGTCGAAAAGCTGGTCAGGCCATCGCCACATCCAGGGCAGCCAGGCCACGGTTCTCGCAACTCTAACAGCTATGGTATTCCAGAGCCTGCACATGCCTATGCTCAGCCTCAAACACCATCACCGCTGCCCCCTGGTACACCTGGTGCTGTCATCAACCCGCTGCCGTCCATGCAGAATGGGCCCGTCATGGCCAGAGCTATCCAGAAACGGGTGCCCTGTGCTTATGACAAGACCGCCTTAGCACTAGAG GTGGGCGACATTGTGAAAGTGACACGGATgaacatcagtggtcagtgggaaGGCGAAGTAAATGGACGGAGAGGCTTGTTCCCCTTCACCCATGTGAAAATATTGGATTCCCAAAACCCAGATGAGAGTGAATGA